Proteins from one Phyllobacterium zundukense genomic window:
- a CDS encoding alpha/beta fold hydrolase has product MATSKTSEPINHTRRRFLGTTAAAIAVAELAITGTANAQAQKTTPRLSATVPAPRISFRSLRQIEAGDLNVGYAEDGPADGSPVILLHGWPYDIHSYVDVAAILASAGYRVIVPHLRGHGTTHFLSAETVRNGQQAVIAADVIALMDALAIKKAVIGGFDWGARTANIVAALWPERCKAMVSVSGYLIGSQEANKMPLPPEAELAWWYQFYFATERGRAGYEKYTRDFAKLIWRLASPLWKFDDAVFDRSAAAFDNPDHVAIVLHNYRWRLGLAEGESKYDDLEKHLAQGPIITVPTITLEGDANGAPHPDASTYSKKFSGKYEHRVLTGGIGHNLPQEAPHPFAEAIIDVDGFEEVAP; this is encoded by the coding sequence ATGGCCACCAGCAAAACCTCTGAACCTATCAATCACACTCGCCGACGCTTTCTTGGGACAACGGCCGCAGCTATTGCCGTTGCCGAACTCGCCATCACCGGGACTGCAAACGCCCAGGCCCAGAAGACAACGCCAAGGCTCTCGGCTACTGTCCCTGCGCCGCGCATATCTTTCCGCTCGCTGAGACAGATCGAGGCCGGTGACTTGAATGTAGGGTATGCCGAAGACGGTCCCGCCGACGGATCTCCAGTCATTCTTCTGCACGGCTGGCCATACGACATCCACAGCTACGTCGATGTCGCTGCAATTCTGGCATCGGCTGGGTACCGGGTCATCGTCCCCCACTTGCGCGGCCATGGCACCACACACTTTCTATCGGCTGAAACGGTCCGGAACGGCCAGCAAGCGGTGATCGCCGCCGATGTCATCGCCTTGATGGATGCTCTCGCGATTAAAAAAGCAGTGATCGGCGGTTTTGATTGGGGTGCAAGGACGGCCAACATCGTGGCGGCGCTCTGGCCCGAGCGCTGCAAGGCCATGGTCTCCGTCAGCGGTTATCTCATCGGGAGCCAGGAGGCAAACAAAATGCCACTGCCGCCCGAAGCCGAGCTCGCATGGTGGTATCAGTTCTACTTTGCCACCGAGCGAGGCAGGGCCGGTTACGAGAAATACACGCGGGATTTTGCCAAGCTTATCTGGCGGCTCGCATCGCCGCTGTGGAAGTTCGACGATGCCGTCTTTGACCGCAGCGCTGCTGCCTTTGACAATCCGGATCATGTCGCCATCGTACTGCATAATTATCGCTGGCGGCTTGGCTTGGCTGAAGGCGAGTCCAAGTATGACGATCTTGAAAAGCACCTGGCCCAAGGTCCCATCATTACGGTGCCAACCATAACCCTCGAGGGCGACGCCAACGGGGCACCTCATCCCGACGCCAGCACCTATTCCAAGAAGTTTTCCGGCAAATATGAACACCGCGTATTAACAGGTGGCATCGGCCACAATCTGCCTCAAGAAGCGCCGCACCCTTTCGCCGAGGCTATCATCGACGTCGATGGTTTCGAGGAGGTTGCCCCATGA
- a CDS encoding cytochrome P460 family protein codes for MKAGHLAFLAVVAGSAIAAVAAAADGDPDARIASPIYGVTIPESYRQWELIAPAQEGEPLNELRAVLGNAIAVNAYREGKLPFPDGTILTKLAWKHVQSPEFAPASIPGAATTVQIMVKDSKKYPATGGWGFGRFVNGKPVDAAQHETCFACHQALVKDHDFVFTRFAP; via the coding sequence ATGAAAGCTGGTCATTTGGCGTTTCTTGCCGTCGTAGCGGGGTCAGCAATCGCGGCAGTTGCGGCCGCGGCAGACGGTGATCCGGATGCGCGAATAGCGTCTCCGATCTACGGCGTCACTATTCCCGAAAGCTATCGGCAATGGGAGCTGATCGCGCCAGCCCAGGAAGGCGAACCCCTCAATGAGCTTCGGGCGGTACTCGGGAACGCGATTGCGGTGAATGCGTATCGCGAGGGGAAACTTCCTTTCCCCGACGGGACCATCCTGACGAAGCTCGCCTGGAAGCATGTTCAGTCGCCCGAATTCGCACCAGCCTCCATTCCCGGCGCTGCGACGACTGTCCAGATCATGGTGAAGGATTCAAAGAAATACCCGGCCACCGGCGGCTGGGGATTTGGCCGGTTTGTGAACGGCAAACCTGTCGACGCAGCCCAGCATGAAACCTGTTTCGCCTGTCATCAGGCGCTCGTGAAAGATCACGACTTCGTCTTTACGCGGTTTGCACCCTAG
- a CDS encoding oxidoreductase, with amino-acid sequence MSQRWFITGSSRGIGRALSEAVLNAGHRLVASAREPALLSDLEERYGDAVRTAALDVTDPVAAEAAMRIASDNFGGIDVLVNNAGYGNINSVEDTDLDDFRRQIETNLFGTIIVTKAAIPLMRKQHAGHIIQFSSVGGRIGAPGRAPYSAAKWGVEGFSEVLVREMELIGVKVTIIEPGGFRTDFAGSSTELSEGRPEYDAVVGRAASTQRELNGRQPGDPSRAAQVILEVAAMCKPPLRLPLGSDALAAIEQADRAKLEELEHWRALSVSTDYPPAKSDSPPA; translated from the coding sequence ATGTCGCAACGGTGGTTCATAACTGGCAGCTCGCGCGGTATCGGTCGGGCCCTGTCAGAAGCCGTGCTCAACGCCGGTCATCGTCTCGTCGCCAGCGCGCGGGAACCCGCACTGCTGTCTGACCTTGAGGAGCGCTATGGAGATGCGGTCAGAACTGCTGCGCTCGATGTGACGGATCCAGTCGCCGCGGAGGCGGCCATGCGCATCGCCAGCGATAACTTCGGGGGGATCGATGTCCTCGTGAACAATGCCGGATACGGCAACATCAATTCTGTCGAAGATACCGACCTCGATGACTTTCGCAGGCAAATCGAAACCAACTTGTTCGGAACGATCATCGTTACCAAAGCTGCTATTCCTTTAATGAGAAAACAGCACGCCGGCCATATCATCCAATTCTCGTCAGTGGGTGGCCGGATCGGCGCTCCGGGCCGTGCACCCTACTCCGCCGCCAAATGGGGTGTCGAGGGCTTCTCTGAAGTTCTCGTCCGGGAGATGGAGTTGATAGGCGTCAAGGTCACCATCATCGAGCCCGGTGGTTTCCGCACCGACTTCGCTGGATCTTCGACCGAACTGAGTGAAGGTCGCCCCGAATACGACGCAGTTGTCGGTCGAGCGGCGAGCACGCAGCGTGAATTGAACGGGCGGCAGCCGGGCGATCCATCACGCGCCGCCCAGGTCATACTTGAGGTCGCCGCAATGTGTAAGCCGCCGTTGCGGCTGCCGCTTGGAAGCGATGCGCTGGCAGCCATCGAGCAGGCTGATCGGGCAAAGCTGGAAGAACTGGAACACTGGCGGGCCCTTAGTGTATCCACCGACTATCCGCCGGCCAAGTCTGATTCACCACCGGCTTGA
- a CDS encoding alpha/beta fold hydrolase yields the protein MNKLLAALAMAGVLLSGLQAHAQQPAKPTIVLVHGAFADTSSWNGVIKILEKDGYPILAAANPLRGVASDAGYISDIVSSIKSPVVLVGHSYGGSVVSSAANGHDNVKALVYVSAFAPEAGETAVGLTGKFPGSTLGPTLAPPVKLSGGGTDLYIQQDKFHVQFAADVPEVDAKLMAATQRPVTESALNEASGDPAWKHISSWFIYGDKDKNIPPQSLAFMAERAHSRQTVVVKGASHVVMVSNPEPVARLIESAAVGK from the coding sequence ATGAACAAGTTATTAGCGGCACTCGCGATGGCGGGGGTTCTGTTGAGCGGTTTGCAGGCGCATGCACAGCAGCCTGCTAAACCAACGATCGTCCTTGTGCACGGGGCATTCGCCGATACGTCGAGCTGGAACGGCGTCATCAAAATACTTGAGAAAGACGGCTATCCGATATTGGCAGCCGCCAATCCCCTTCGCGGCGTCGCGAGCGATGCGGGTTACATTTCCGATATTGTGAGCAGCATCAAATCGCCCGTCGTTTTGGTCGGCCATTCCTATGGCGGTAGCGTCGTCAGTTCGGCGGCAAACGGCCATGACAACGTGAAGGCCCTGGTCTATGTCAGCGCGTTTGCGCCCGAAGCGGGTGAAACCGCCGTTGGACTGACGGGAAAATTCCCCGGGAGCACGCTCGGTCCGACGCTCGCTCCGCCCGTGAAGCTCTCCGGCGGTGGCACCGACCTGTACATTCAGCAGGACAAGTTCCACGTGCAGTTTGCGGCAGACGTACCCGAGGTCGATGCCAAACTAATGGCTGCAACACAACGACCGGTGACAGAATCCGCCCTGAATGAGGCCTCGGGCGACCCAGCCTGGAAACATATTTCGTCTTGGTTCATCTACGGCGACAAAGACAAGAATATACCGCCGCAGTCGCTGGCATTCATGGCAGAGCGGGCGCATTCGCGCCAGACCGTCGTCGTCAAAGGTGCTTCGCATGTGGTGATGGTCTCAAATCCAGAACCGGTTGCGCGGCTGATTGAGAGCGCGGCCGTGGGCAAATAG
- a CDS encoding TetR/AcrR family transcriptional regulator, which translates to MARTKEFDKEQVLDAAIDVFREHGFDGTSTDMLVRAMKIGRQSLYDTFGDKWKLYCLAVERYSTEETNAHLVMLRKEPRAVDSIRAMIERVVKTAEQACLGINSICEFGQSRPELTYIYQTADRRLMRATRQRLEEAQAAGDISRTLSSGAMADFLFASVAGIRIAARSGASRKQLKSLGRLALRAIE; encoded by the coding sequence ATGGCACGAACTAAGGAATTCGACAAAGAACAGGTGCTGGACGCAGCAATCGACGTGTTTCGCGAGCATGGCTTCGACGGCACATCCACGGACATGCTTGTGCGCGCCATGAAGATCGGGAGGCAGAGCCTATACGACACCTTCGGCGACAAGTGGAAGCTTTACTGCCTCGCCGTGGAGCGCTACTCGACAGAAGAAACCAATGCACACCTCGTAATGCTGCGCAAGGAACCGCGCGCGGTGGATAGTATCCGGGCGATGATAGAGCGCGTGGTAAAAACAGCGGAGCAAGCCTGCCTCGGCATCAATTCGATTTGCGAATTCGGCCAAAGCCGACCAGAACTCACATACATTTATCAAACCGCGGACCGACGTTTGATGCGCGCCACGCGCCAGCGCTTGGAAGAAGCTCAAGCCGCAGGCGATATAAGCAGAACTTTGTCCTCCGGCGCGATGGCAGATTTCCTTTTTGCGAGCGTCGCGGGCATCCGCATCGCCGCACGCAGCGGCGCAAGTCGAAAGCAATTGAAATCCCTCGGACGTCTGGCGCTTCGCGCGATTGAGTAG
- a CDS encoding quinone oxidoreductase family protein, with the protein MKAVVMKEVGGTDVMDFVDCPEPVVMPGHAVVEVAAAGVNFMDIGVRLGMAWTEMANPKILGVEGAGRVLSVGDGVDGFAVGDRVAWVYAPGSYAERHSILADSLVRIPDAVDDRTAASVMMQGLTASHFATDFYPVQLGDIALVHAAAGGVGLLLTQIIKLRGGHVIGRVSSEEKIAAAKEAGADHVIVDTEGQFAEDVLHLTAGKGVNVVYDGSGPKTFQGSLDSLRRCGTFCWYGPVLGGPGPLDIMKLPKSIKIGYATFFDHIHTPELFRARTQQLFDWVAGGSLKLKIGGVYALAEAARAHIDMESRATTGKLLLIP; encoded by the coding sequence ATGAAAGCCGTGGTTATGAAAGAAGTCGGAGGCACCGACGTGATGGATTTCGTCGATTGCCCAGAGCCGGTGGTGATGCCGGGACATGCCGTCGTCGAAGTCGCCGCCGCCGGTGTGAACTTCATGGACATTGGTGTGCGCCTGGGTATGGCGTGGACCGAGATGGCGAATCCGAAAATTCTCGGCGTTGAAGGCGCGGGGCGCGTGTTATCCGTCGGCGATGGGGTCGATGGTTTTGCAGTCGGCGATCGGGTTGCCTGGGTCTACGCACCCGGAAGCTACGCCGAGCGCCATTCCATTTTGGCAGATTCGCTTGTTAGAATTCCCGACGCCGTGGACGATCGTACGGCCGCATCAGTCATGATGCAGGGTCTGACCGCCAGTCACTTCGCCACCGATTTCTATCCTGTGCAGCTAGGGGACATCGCCCTCGTTCATGCGGCTGCCGGCGGGGTAGGCCTTCTACTGACCCAGATCATAAAGTTGAGGGGCGGACACGTGATCGGACGCGTCTCGTCGGAAGAAAAGATCGCGGCAGCAAAGGAGGCTGGTGCCGATCACGTCATCGTCGATACCGAGGGACAGTTCGCAGAGGACGTCCTCCACCTGACCGCGGGGAAAGGCGTTAATGTTGTCTATGACGGTTCAGGCCCCAAAACCTTCCAGGGCTCACTCGACTCGCTCCGCCGCTGCGGCACATTTTGCTGGTACGGGCCAGTGCTCGGCGGGCCCGGTCCATTGGATATCATGAAGCTGCCTAAAAGCATCAAAATCGGCTATGCGACCTTTTTCGACCACATCCACACCCCGGAGCTGTTCCGCGCTCGTACGCAGCAGCTTTTCGACTGGGTCGCGGGCGGTTCGCTGAAGTTGAAGATCGGCGGCGTCTATGCGCTTGCTGAAGCCGCTCGGGCGCATATCGACATGGAGAGCCGGGCCACAACCGGCAAGCTGCTGTTGATTCCATAA
- a CDS encoding serine hydrolase, producing MTQTSKRYAGHIRVLCLRRLVPVVLVGIAPISGHAWSFEHATKDKVLTALPKLEQAAQQVIASDGVPGISIAVVYQDKVIYLKGFGVREEGKSDLVDADTVFQLASFSKPMASTVVAAIVSEGVASWDSRIADISPSFQLYDAYPTAQVTVRDLFSHRSGLPGGAGNELEEIGYDRDAILQRLRQVKPSSSFRSEYSYSNFGLTAGAVAVAKAAGMSWENAAEAKLYKPLGMSSTSSRYADFLTRTNRATLHAQLDGKWRALAKRDPDAQSPAGGVSSNALDLAQWLRLELGKGNYDGRRLIDAEAISQTHMPLMARGKNPVTGGWSFYGLGWNVEYGRYGEVWGHAGAFSTGARTLVSLLPAEELGIVVLTNAFPTGVPEGLADTFFELVMTGKTTKDWVVEWNNIYGQLFGPAIDAAVKRYGTPPASPLPALPLSAYAGTYFNPYVGKAVVAEKDGTLEIRLGPKSESAFPLSHFDRDLYTYRPSAEMPNMPVAVTFEIGPDQKASQVKIDDLNELGLGVLRRIEIDRPASP from the coding sequence ATGACCCAAACTTCAAAGCGATATGCTGGGCATATCCGTGTTTTGTGCCTACGACGTCTCGTTCCGGTAGTGTTGGTGGGCATTGCACCAATTTCCGGCCACGCCTGGTCCTTCGAGCACGCGACAAAAGACAAGGTGTTGACAGCCTTGCCAAAGTTGGAACAGGCGGCGCAACAAGTCATTGCCAGTGACGGGGTTCCGGGTATTTCGATCGCCGTCGTCTATCAGGACAAGGTGATCTACTTGAAGGGCTTCGGCGTTAGAGAAGAAGGCAAAAGTGATCTGGTCGACGCCGATACGGTGTTTCAGCTTGCCTCGTTCTCCAAGCCGATGGCCTCGACCGTCGTGGCGGCGATCGTGAGCGAAGGGGTGGCGAGTTGGGATTCGCGAATTGCCGACATCTCCCCATCCTTCCAGCTCTATGACGCCTATCCGACCGCACAAGTGACCGTGCGCGATCTCTTTTCTCACCGCAGCGGCCTTCCCGGAGGGGCCGGAAACGAACTCGAAGAGATCGGCTATGACCGCGACGCGATTCTTCAGCGGCTCCGCCAGGTCAAGCCGTCGAGTAGTTTTCGGTCGGAGTACTCCTACAGCAATTTCGGCCTTACCGCGGGCGCGGTCGCTGTGGCCAAAGCGGCAGGCATGAGCTGGGAGAATGCGGCAGAGGCCAAGCTGTACAAACCGCTTGGAATGTCATCAACCAGCTCGCGCTACGCCGATTTCCTGACGCGAACAAACCGCGCCACCCTCCACGCCCAGCTCGACGGCAAATGGAGAGCGCTTGCCAAACGCGACCCCGACGCGCAGTCACCCGCAGGCGGCGTCAGCTCCAATGCGCTTGATCTCGCTCAATGGCTCCGGCTTGAGCTCGGCAAAGGCAATTATGATGGCAGGCGCCTGATCGACGCAGAAGCGATCAGCCAGACCCATATGCCGCTGATGGCGCGCGGTAAAAACCCGGTGACCGGCGGATGGTCGTTCTACGGACTTGGCTGGAATGTGGAGTATGGCCGTTACGGCGAAGTTTGGGGCCATGCCGGCGCTTTCAGCACTGGCGCACGGACGCTGGTCAGTTTGCTCCCCGCCGAGGAACTCGGCATCGTCGTCCTTACCAACGCTTTCCCGACGGGTGTTCCCGAGGGCCTTGCCGACACGTTCTTCGAGCTCGTGATGACCGGAAAGACGACAAAGGACTGGGTCGTCGAATGGAACAACATTTATGGGCAGCTCTTTGGGCCGGCGATCGACGCCGCGGTCAAGCGTTACGGGACACCGCCCGCCTCCCCGCTGCCAGCGCTCCCGCTGTCTGCCTATGCCGGCACCTACTTCAATCCTTATGTTGGCAAGGCAGTAGTAGCCGAGAAAGATGGCACGCTCGAAATTCGCCTTGGGCCAAAAAGCGAGTCGGCTTTCCCGCTCAGCCATTTTGATCGAGACCTCTACACCTACCGGCCGTCTGCGGAGATGCCGAACATGCCCGTTGCGGTCACGTTCGAAATCGGGCCAGACCAGAAAGCGAGCCAGGTCAAGATCGACGATCTGAACGAGCTTGGGCTTGGCGTGTTGCGTCGCATTGAGATTGACCGTCCCGCTTCACCTTAG
- a CDS encoding methyltransferase family protein: MSNPELKSLNRFQKTRRSALLALLLIVVVGLLFCGPVFTDAHYENDVIEITGIGLIGVAIMGRLWCTLYLGGRKAAEVVTKGPYSIARNPLYMFSAIGSAGVGAQMGSLTVGLLFGAVTVLAFYIVIFREEAFLRKALGTPYQTYCAVVPRFLPNFSLYQDSEIVSFYPERLRSTLRDGLVFFLAAPAFELIQRGQEWGYLPVLFRLP; the protein is encoded by the coding sequence ATGAGCAATCCCGAGCTAAAATCCTTAAACAGATTTCAAAAGACGCGCCGTTCGGCGCTATTGGCTCTGCTCCTTATCGTTGTCGTTGGCCTGCTTTTCTGCGGTCCTGTTTTTACCGACGCGCATTATGAGAATGACGTAATTGAGATAACCGGCATCGGACTGATCGGCGTGGCGATCATGGGACGGCTCTGGTGCACGCTTTACCTTGGCGGGCGCAAGGCGGCCGAGGTTGTCACCAAGGGGCCTTATTCGATCGCACGCAATCCCCTCTATATGTTCTCTGCAATCGGCTCGGCAGGCGTTGGTGCGCAAATGGGGAGCCTCACCGTCGGCCTCTTGTTTGGAGCAGTGACGGTGCTTGCCTTCTATATCGTCATTTTCCGCGAGGAAGCTTTCCTGCGCAAGGCATTGGGAACGCCGTATCAAACTTATTGCGCGGTGGTGCCTCGCTTCCTTCCAAACTTCTCCCTTTATCAGGATAGCGAAATCGTATCGTTCTATCCCGAAAGGCTTCGATCGACCCTCCGGGACGGGTTGGTCTTCTTTCTAGCGGCGCCGGCATTCGAGCTCATCCAACGAGGACAGGAGTGGGGTTATCTGCCTGTTCTGTTTAGATTGCCTTGA
- a CDS encoding MFS transporter, producing MSNPYKKIFAAPGAKGFSAAGFFARLPIAMAPIGIVAMLSQAHGGYWLAGAVSATYALTNALISPQISRAIDRVGQTAVVVPTTVVSVAAFIALIAAANQNWPVWTLFVSAFLAAAMPSIPALVRARWTELFRNRPELNTAFAFESAADELVYIAGASLSVGLAVALFPEAGMMVSTAFLALGTAAFIVQRGTEPKVRHVANAVSVGSAIRQRPVQIITLALVFVGSIFATAEVSAVAITKELGQPNAASLVIGVYAVGSFAVGLIIGALNPRMALHRQLLIAVVALALTALPLLVAASSVTLLAIAVFVSGIAISPTFITAFGLIERRVPQTMLTEGVTWVMTGIGIGMALGAFVSGWVVDNYGPENGFWVSVAAGTATVVIIAFGQQTLSGDCTDDGDSAVPQPAK from the coding sequence ATGTCAAATCCGTATAAAAAGATATTCGCGGCGCCCGGGGCCAAGGGCTTCTCCGCAGCTGGCTTTTTCGCGCGCCTTCCCATCGCAATGGCACCGATCGGCATCGTTGCAATGCTCTCCCAGGCGCATGGCGGATACTGGCTCGCAGGCGCGGTTTCGGCGACCTACGCGCTGACCAACGCGCTGATTTCGCCACAGATTTCGCGGGCGATCGACCGGGTCGGCCAGACGGCGGTAGTCGTGCCGACCACAGTCGTGTCGGTGGCGGCGTTCATCGCGCTGATCGCAGCGGCCAACCAGAACTGGCCGGTCTGGACGTTGTTCGTCTCGGCCTTCCTCGCGGCCGCTATGCCAAGCATCCCGGCGCTAGTGCGGGCGCGCTGGACGGAGCTTTTCCGCAACCGGCCCGAGCTCAACACGGCCTTCGCGTTTGAAAGTGCCGCGGACGAGCTGGTCTATATCGCCGGGGCCTCGCTGTCGGTGGGGCTCGCTGTGGCACTATTTCCTGAAGCTGGCATGATGGTGAGCACAGCTTTCCTGGCGCTCGGGACGGCCGCCTTCATTGTGCAGCGCGGCACAGAGCCGAAGGTGCGTCATGTCGCCAATGCCGTTTCCGTTGGCTCGGCGATCCGGCAGCGTCCGGTGCAGATCATCACACTCGCTCTTGTCTTTGTTGGCTCGATCTTTGCTACAGCCGAAGTGAGTGCTGTCGCGATCACCAAGGAGCTCGGGCAGCCTAATGCCGCGAGCCTGGTAATCGGCGTCTACGCGGTCGGTTCCTTCGCGGTAGGCCTGATCATCGGAGCGCTTAACCCGCGCATGGCCTTGCACCGTCAGCTACTGATCGCGGTCGTGGCACTCGCGCTGACTGCGTTGCCCCTACTCGTCGCCGCCAGCTCGGTGACCCTGCTTGCCATCGCGGTCTTCGTGAGCGGCATCGCGATCTCGCCGACTTTCATCACAGCCTTCGGCCTGATAGAGCGCCGCGTACCGCAAACGATGCTGACCGAGGGGGTGACTTGGGTGATGACAGGTATCGGCATCGGCATGGCGCTGGGTGCCTTCGTCTCGGGCTGGGTGGTGGACAATTACGGTCCCGAGAACGGTTTTTGGGTGTCTGTGGCGGCCGGAACCGCGACCGTTGTGATCATCGCGTTCGGCCAGCAGACGCTTTCGGGCGACTGCACCGACGATGGAGATAGCGCGGTGCCGCAGCCGGCGAAGTAG
- a CDS encoding TetR/AcrR family transcriptional regulator, which translates to MARPRQEMIAETRAKLIAAGRHAFGTIGYAEASMDDFTGEAGLTRGALYHHFGDKRGLLQAVTMQIDAEMTERLNKVSASASTHWQGFVDECAAYIEMALEPEIQRIMFRDGPAVLGDISQWQNTPGCIAALSRSIDRLKADGEIIDIDTETAARLINGASSHMALWIANAEKPKAVSKRAVAGFRAMLEGLRK; encoded by the coding sequence ATGGCCAGGCCGCGACAGGAGATGATCGCCGAGACACGCGCAAAACTCATCGCGGCAGGCCGGCACGCCTTCGGCACGATTGGCTACGCGGAAGCATCCATGGATGATTTCACCGGCGAGGCTGGCCTCACTCGCGGCGCCCTCTACCACCATTTCGGCGACAAGAGGGGCCTGCTCCAAGCCGTCACCATGCAGATCGATGCGGAAATGACCGAACGCCTCAACAAGGTCTCGGCATCGGCCTCCACCCACTGGCAGGGTTTCGTCGACGAATGCGCCGCCTATATTGAAATGGCGCTCGAGCCCGAGATCCAGCGCATCATGTTCCGCGATGGCCCCGCCGTGCTGGGCGACATTTCGCAATGGCAAAACACCCCTGGCTGCATTGCTGCCCTCTCTCGCAGCATCGACCGTCTCAAAGCCGATGGCGAGATCATCGACATCGACACCGAAACCGCCGCCCGCCTCATCAATGGCGCGAGCAGCCACATGGCGCTGTGGATCGCCAATGCAGAGAAGCCGAAGGCGGTTTCGAAGCGGGCAGTCGCGGGGTTCAGGGCGATGCTGGAGGGACTTCGCAAGTAG
- a CDS encoding arginase family protein translates to MSMYPYALIEAPSTLGLATDGVEGLADRLLGFGIAERINARRAGRLQVPQKNPVPDPDTRILNAKAIADWSPKLADAVEAVLDAGEFPVVLGGDCTILLGSMLALRRRGRYGLLFIDGNADFFQPEAEPNGEGASMDLAFVTGYGPALLSDSENRSPLVRPEDAVAFAFRDHEDQAKFGSQPLPPELRAYDLHAARSMGVESAARAAVNHLMRAELDGFFIHLDADCLDDAIMPAVDFRVPGGLSWDELGAALRIALESGKAVGLEVTIYNPRLDEDGRAGRGLADVLAAALGTAAPGWPAARRSRRS, encoded by the coding sequence ATGTCCATGTATCCTTACGCCCTCATCGAGGCGCCTTCAACGCTGGGTCTGGCGACCGACGGCGTCGAAGGCCTCGCCGACAGGCTTCTTGGATTTGGCATTGCCGAGCGCATCAACGCACGGCGCGCCGGCCGACTTCAGGTCCCACAGAAGAATCCGGTGCCCGATCCCGATACGCGGATACTGAACGCAAAAGCCATCGCAGATTGGTCGCCCAAGCTGGCGGATGCCGTAGAAGCGGTGTTGGATGCGGGCGAATTTCCGGTGGTGCTGGGCGGCGACTGCACGATCTTACTAGGTTCGATGCTCGCCCTCAGGCGGCGCGGTCGCTACGGGCTGCTCTTCATCGACGGCAATGCTGACTTTTTCCAGCCTGAGGCGGAGCCCAACGGCGAGGGCGCGTCCATGGACCTTGCCTTCGTTACCGGGTACGGACCGGCGCTGTTGAGCGATAGTGAAAACCGTTCTCCGCTGGTGCGCCCTGAAGATGCTGTGGCGTTCGCCTTTCGCGATCACGAAGATCAGGCGAAATTCGGCAGCCAGCCGCTTCCCCCGGAGCTCCGCGCCTATGATCTCCACGCTGCACGTAGCATGGGTGTGGAAAGCGCCGCCCGCGCTGCGGTTAACCATTTGATGCGGGCGGAGCTGGATGGCTTTTTCATCCATCTCGACGCCGATTGTCTCGACGATGCTATCATGCCAGCGGTCGATTTCCGTGTGCCCGGCGGACTGTCGTGGGATGAACTTGGGGCAGCGCTTCGCATTGCTCTGGAGAGCGGAAAGGCGGTCGGCCTAGAGGTCACCATCTACAATCCACGTCTTGACGAGGACGGCCGCGCCGGCCGCGGCCTGGCCGATGTGCTGGCCGCAGCCCTTGGAACGGCAGCGCCAGGCTGGCCCGCCGCGCGCCGTAGCAGGAGATCATAA
- a CDS encoding MarR family winged helix-turn-helix transcriptional regulator, protein MTRDITANLLGAFALSLTDEILAAGRKASGLSPSACAAVVTLGPYPGTTIKMLARALGLTHSVAVRLVEDLVSDGLVQRKPGKDRREVALRLTAKGRALRARIVTAREQVLSDALASIDAGSTQVLGKILATMLTRLTRNRARADHICRLCDEDICVSEICPVEREAVRLTEEAS, encoded by the coding sequence ATGACACGTGACATAACGGCCAACCTGCTCGGCGCCTTCGCGCTCTCGCTCACCGACGAAATTTTGGCCGCCGGCAGAAAAGCCTCGGGCCTCAGTCCCAGCGCATGTGCGGCCGTGGTGACGCTTGGCCCTTATCCCGGCACAACCATCAAAATGCTGGCACGCGCCCTCGGATTGACGCACTCGGTCGCAGTTCGCCTCGTGGAGGACCTCGTCTCGGACGGGCTGGTTCAGCGCAAGCCTGGCAAGGATCGCCGGGAAGTCGCGCTGCGGCTCACCGCCAAGGGGCGTGCCTTGCGTGCGAGGATTGTCACTGCACGCGAGCAGGTGCTGTCCGATGCGCTGGCCAGCATCGATGCGGGTTCGACGCAAGTACTTGGCAAAATCCTGGCAACAATGCTGACCCGCCTCACACGGAACCGCGCACGCGCTGACCACATCTGCAGGCTTTGTGACGAAGACATCTGCGTGTCGGAAATCTGCCCCGTGGAACGTGAAGCTGTGCGCCTGACCGAGGAGGCGTCATAA